A genome region from Actinopolymorpha sp. NPDC004070 includes the following:
- the rpsJ gene encoding 30S ribosomal protein S10: protein MAGQKIRIRLKAYDHQVIDTSARKIVDTVTRTGAKIAGPVPLPTEKNVFCVIRSPHKHKDSREHFEMRTHKRLIDIIDPTPKTVDSLMRLDLPAGVDIEIKL from the coding sequence ATGGCGGGACAGAAGATCCGCATCAGGCTCAAGGCCTACGACCACCAGGTCATCGACACATCGGCGCGCAAGATCGTCGACACGGTGACCAGGACTGGCGCGAAGATCGCCGGCCCGGTGCCGCTGCCCACCGAGAAGAACGTCTTCTGCGTCATCCGCTCGCCGCACAAGCACAAGGACAGTCGCGAGCACTTCGAGATGCGGACGCACAAGCGGCTCATCGACATCATCGACCCCACGCCGAAGACGGTCGACTCGCTGATGCGACTCGACCTTCCTGCCGGCGTCGACATCGAGATCAAGCTCTGA
- the rplC gene encoding 50S ribosomal protein L3: protein MSSVNSVSQGAAREVRGLLGEKIGMTQVWDDQNRLVPVTVVKAGPCVVTQVRTPDRDGYAAVQIAYGAIDPRKVNKPEQGHFSKAGVTPRRYTVELRTADAASYDTGQEITAEVFEAGQDVDVTATSKGKGFAGVMKRHGFHGLRASHGVERKHRSPGSIGACATPGRVFKGVRMAGRMGGVRVTTQNVTVHAVDAEKGLVLLKGAVPGARGGLVLIRNAAKGAAK, encoded by the coding sequence ATGAGCAGCGTGAACAGTGTGAGCCAAGGCGCGGCCCGTGAGGTACGCGGCCTGTTGGGCGAGAAGATCGGCATGACGCAGGTCTGGGACGACCAGAACCGCCTCGTGCCGGTGACCGTGGTCAAGGCCGGCCCGTGTGTGGTCACCCAGGTGCGCACACCGGACCGGGACGGCTACGCGGCGGTCCAGATCGCGTACGGCGCGATCGACCCCCGCAAGGTCAACAAGCCCGAGCAGGGCCACTTCTCCAAGGCCGGCGTGACGCCGCGCCGCTACACGGTGGAGCTCCGCACGGCGGACGCGGCCTCCTACGACACCGGCCAGGAGATCACGGCCGAGGTGTTCGAGGCGGGCCAGGACGTCGACGTGACGGCCACCAGCAAGGGGAAGGGGTTCGCGGGCGTCATGAAGCGGCACGGCTTCCACGGCCTGCGGGCGAGCCACGGTGTGGAGCGCAAGCACCGCTCCCCGGGTTCGATCGGCGCCTGCGCGACCCCCGGTCGCGTCTTCAAGGGCGTCCGGATGGCCGGCCGGATGGGCGGCGTCCGGGTGACCACCCAGAACGTCACCGTCCACGCGGTGGATGCCGAGAAGGGTCTGGTGCTCCTCAAGGGCGCCGTCCCCGGCGCCCGCGGTGGTCTGGTGCTCATCCGCAACGCGGCGAAGGGAGCGGCCAAGTGA
- the rplD gene encoding 50S ribosomal protein L4 → MTATSIDVVDHTGGKTGSVDLPAEIFDVQVNVPLIHQVVVAQQAAARQGTHAAKGRSQVSGGGAKPYRQKGTGRARQGSRRAPQFAGGGVVHGPQPRSYDQRTPKKMKAAALRGALSDRARHGRVHVVSSLVEGDAPSTKAAVAALAKIAGGAQLLVVVDREDALTWHSLRNVPSVHLIVPDQLNTYDVLTSDEVVFTSEAYATFTGANATDTTTEAGEDA, encoded by the coding sequence GTGACGGCGACGAGCATCGATGTCGTCGACCACACCGGCGGCAAGACCGGTTCGGTCGACCTGCCGGCGGAGATCTTCGACGTCCAGGTCAACGTGCCGTTGATCCACCAGGTCGTGGTGGCCCAGCAGGCGGCGGCCCGTCAGGGCACGCACGCCGCGAAGGGTCGCTCGCAGGTGTCCGGCGGTGGCGCGAAGCCGTACCGCCAGAAGGGCACCGGCCGTGCCCGGCAGGGCTCGCGGCGGGCGCCGCAGTTCGCCGGCGGTGGTGTGGTCCACGGCCCGCAGCCGCGGTCCTACGACCAGCGCACGCCCAAGAAGATGAAGGCCGCCGCCCTGCGCGGTGCGCTGTCCGACCGGGCCCGCCACGGCCGCGTGCACGTGGTGAGCTCGCTGGTCGAGGGCGACGCCCCGTCCACCAAGGCCGCGGTCGCGGCGCTGGCGAAGATCGCCGGCGGCGCGCAGCTCCTGGTCGTGGTCGACCGTGAGGACGCGCTCACCTGGCACAGCCTGCGCAACGTGCCGAGCGTGCACCTGATCGTGCCGGACCAGCTGAACACCTACGACGTGCTCACGTCGGACGAGGTGGTCTTCACCAGCGAGGCGTACGCCACCTTCACCGGTGCGAACGCCACGGACACCACGACTGAGGCAGGGGAGGACGCGTGA
- the rplW gene encoding 50S ribosomal protein L23, producing MSNLHKDHRDVLVAPVISEKSYGLLDQNKYTFLVSPSANKTEIKIAVEKVFDVKVTEVNTLNRQGKRRRTRYGWGQRASTKRAIVTVADGQRIDIFGGPVS from the coding sequence GTGAGCAACCTGCACAAGGACCACCGCGACGTGCTTGTCGCGCCGGTGATCAGTGAGAAGAGCTACGGCCTCCTCGACCAGAACAAGTACACGTTCCTGGTGAGCCCGAGCGCCAACAAGACCGAGATCAAGATCGCGGTCGAGAAGGTGTTCGACGTGAAGGTGACCGAGGTCAACACGCTCAACCGGCAGGGCAAGCGCCGCCGTACCCGCTACGGCTGGGGTCAGCGGGCGAGCACCAAGCGAGCGATTGTCACCGTGGCCGACGGCCAGCGGATCGACATCTTCGGCGGACCGGTTTCGTAA
- the rplB gene encoding 50S ribosomal protein L2, with protein sequence MAIRKYKPTTPGRRGASVADFAEITRTTPEKSLLRPLPKKGGRNNTGRITTRHQGGGHKRAYRLIDFRRFDKDGVPAKVAEIEYDPNRTARIALLHYVDGEKRYILAPARLQQGQRVESGVGADIKPGNNLPLRNIPVGTTVHAIELRPGGGAKIGRSAGASVQLVAREGAMASLRMPSGEIRMVDVRCRATVGEVGNAEQSNISLGKAGRNRWKGKRPSVRGVVMNPVDHPLGGGEGKSSGGRHPVSPWGKPEGRTRRNKPSDRLIVRRRKSGKR encoded by the coding sequence ATGGCTATCCGTAAGTACAAGCCGACGACACCCGGTCGTCGTGGCGCGAGTGTCGCGGACTTCGCGGAGATCACGCGCACGACGCCCGAGAAGTCGCTGCTGCGCCCCCTTCCGAAGAAGGGTGGCCGCAACAACACCGGCCGGATCACGACCAGGCACCAGGGCGGCGGTCACAAGCGCGCCTATCGCCTGATCGACTTCCGGCGGTTCGACAAGGACGGCGTGCCGGCGAAGGTCGCGGAGATCGAGTACGACCCCAACCGCACCGCCCGGATCGCGCTGCTCCACTACGTGGACGGCGAGAAGCGCTACATCCTGGCTCCGGCCCGGCTCCAGCAGGGGCAGCGGGTCGAGAGCGGGGTCGGCGCCGACATCAAGCCCGGCAACAACCTTCCGCTCCGCAACATCCCGGTCGGCACCACGGTGCACGCGATCGAGCTGCGGCCCGGTGGGGGAGCCAAGATCGGTCGCTCCGCCGGTGCCAGCGTCCAGTTGGTCGCCCGCGAGGGTGCGATGGCGTCGCTGCGGATGCCCTCCGGTGAGATCCGGATGGTGGACGTGCGCTGCCGCGCCACCGTCGGTGAGGTCGGCAACGCCGAGCAGAGCAACATCTCGCTCGGCAAGGCCGGCCGCAACCGCTGGAAGGGCAAGCGGCCGTCGGTGCGCGGTGTCGTGATGAACCCCGTCGACCACCCGCTCGGTGGTGGCGAGGGCAAGTCCTCAGGTGGCCGGCACCCGGTGTCGCCGTGGGGCAAGCCCGAGGGTCGCACCCGCCGCAACAAGCCAAGTGACCGTTTGATCGTCCGTCGCCGCAAGAGCGGCAAGCGGTAA
- the rpsS gene encoding 30S ribosomal protein S19, translating into MPRSLKKGPFVDDHLIKKVDAQNDKGSKQVIKTWSRRSMIVPAMLGHTIAVHDGRKHVPVFVTEAMVGHKLGEFAPTRTFRGHEKDDRRSRRR; encoded by the coding sequence ATGCCACGCAGCCTCAAGAAGGGCCCCTTCGTCGACGACCACCTGATCAAGAAGGTGGACGCCCAGAACGACAAGGGGAGCAAGCAGGTCATCAAGACCTGGTCGCGCCGCTCGATGATCGTGCCGGCGATGCTGGGCCACACGATCGCCGTTCACGACGGACGCAAGCACGTACCGGTCTTCGTGACCGAGGCGATGGTCGGGCACAAGCTCGGCGAGTTCGCCCCGACGCGGACGTTCCGCGGTCACGAGAAGGACGACCGAAGGAGCCGGCGCCGGTGA
- the rplV gene encoding 50S ribosomal protein L22 produces MEARAVARFVRITPRKARRVVDLIRGHRAEDAVNLLRFAPQAASEPVLKVLESAMANAEHNLQLNRGTLRVVRAYVDEGPTMKRWRARAQGRPGPLEKRTCHITVVVEPTDEQPAAGQQRNRRTR; encoded by the coding sequence GTGGAGGCCAGGGCCGTCGCGCGATTCGTTCGCATCACCCCGAGGAAGGCCCGCCGGGTCGTCGACCTCATCCGCGGCCACCGGGCCGAGGACGCGGTCAACCTGCTGCGCTTCGCGCCGCAGGCGGCCAGCGAGCCGGTGCTGAAGGTGCTGGAGAGTGCGATGGCCAACGCCGAGCACAACCTCCAGCTCAACCGCGGCACGCTGCGGGTCGTTCGGGCGTACGTCGACGAGGGTCCGACGATGAAGCGTTGGCGTGCCCGCGCTCAGGGTAGGCCCGGACCGCTGGAAAAGCGGACCTGTCACATCACCGTGGTCGTGGAGCCGACAGACGAGCAGCCGGCCGCCGGCCAGCAGAGGAACAGGAGGACCCGCTAG
- the rpsC gene encoding 30S ribosomal protein S3, whose product MGQKVNPHGYRLGVTTDHKSRWYADKLYKSYIAEDVSIRRLLTKGMDRAGISKVEIERTRDRVRVDIYTARPGIVIGRRGVEADRIRGELEKLTGKQVQMNVLEVKNPEVDAQLVAQGVAEQLASRVAFRRAMRKALQSANKAGALGIKVQCSGRLGGAEMSRSEFYREGRVPLHTLRADIDYGFYEARTTFGRIGVKVWIYKGEVPVSRAEREQKQMEARNAAQRRPGGERPPRGGRRGGGAGGGERRERRDSGRQQQPAAASTEASAPESAGAASGTTSTGQEG is encoded by the coding sequence GTGGGACAGAAGGTCAACCCGCACGGGTACCGCCTCGGAGTCACCACCGACCACAAGAGCCGGTGGTACGCCGACAAGCTCTACAAGTCCTACATCGCCGAGGACGTGTCGATCCGTCGCCTGCTCACCAAGGGCATGGACCGGGCCGGCATCTCCAAGGTCGAGATCGAGCGCACCCGCGACCGGGTTCGCGTCGACATCTACACCGCACGTCCGGGCATCGTGATCGGCCGGCGTGGTGTCGAGGCCGACCGCATCCGCGGCGAGCTGGAGAAGCTCACCGGCAAGCAGGTGCAGATGAACGTCCTCGAGGTGAAGAACCCCGAGGTCGACGCGCAGCTGGTCGCCCAGGGCGTGGCCGAGCAGCTGGCCAGCCGGGTGGCGTTCCGCCGGGCCATGCGCAAGGCGCTGCAGAGCGCGAACAAGGCCGGCGCGCTGGGGATCAAGGTCCAGTGCTCGGGTCGCCTCGGCGGCGCCGAGATGTCGCGGTCGGAGTTCTACCGCGAGGGCCGGGTTCCGCTGCACACGCTGCGTGCCGACATCGACTACGGCTTCTACGAGGCCCGTACGACGTTCGGCCGGATCGGCGTGAAGGTCTGGATCTACAAGGGCGAGGTCCCGGTCTCCCGGGCCGAGCGTGAGCAGAAGCAGATGGAGGCCCGCAACGCGGCCCAGCGTCGTCCCGGTGGCGAGCGTCCGCCGCGTGGCGGCCGCCGTGGCGGTGGCGCCGGTGGTGGCGAGCGACGTGAGCGGCGCGACAGCGGGCGGCAGCAGCAGCCCGCCGCGGCGAGCACCGAGGCGAGCGCTCCCGAGTCCGCCGGTGCGGCCTCCGGTACGACAAGCACCGGACAGGAGGGCTGA
- the rplP gene encoding 50S ribosomal protein L16 yields the protein MLIPRKVKHRKQHTPKRRGMAKGGTSVAFGEYGIQALESHFVTNRQIEAARIAMTRHIKRGGKVWINIFPDRPLTKKPAETRMGSGKGSPEWWIANIKPGRVMFELAYPNEQVAREALQRAIHKLPMKCRIVKREAGEG from the coding sequence ATGCTCATCCCGCGGAAGGTCAAGCACCGCAAGCAACACACCCCGAAGCGGCGCGGCATGGCCAAGGGCGGCACGTCGGTGGCGTTCGGTGAGTACGGCATCCAGGCCCTGGAGAGCCACTTCGTCACCAACCGGCAGATCGAGGCGGCTCGTATCGCCATGACCCGGCACATCAAGCGTGGCGGCAAGGTGTGGATCAACATCTTCCCCGACCGCCCGCTGACCAAGAAGCCGGCCGAGACCCGGATGGGTTCCGGTAAGGGTTCGCCGGAGTGGTGGATCGCCAACATCAAGCCGGGCCGGGTGATGTTCGAGCTGGCCTACCCCAACGAGCAGGTCGCTCGTGAGGCACTGCAGCGGGCGATTCACAAGCTGCCCATGAAGTGCCGCATCGTGAAGCGTGAGGCAGGTGAAGGCTGA
- the rpmC gene encoding 50S ribosomal protein L29 translates to MATTSKATELRNLGADELADKLREAKEELFNLRFQGATGQLESHGRLRTVRREIARIYTVMRERELGITAAVESDSTAEGAA, encoded by the coding sequence ATGGCCACGACATCCAAGGCCACTGAGCTGCGCAACCTCGGCGCGGACGAGCTGGCGGACAAGCTTCGCGAGGCGAAGGAAGAGTTGTTCAACCTCCGCTTCCAGGGCGCGACCGGCCAGCTGGAGAGCCACGGCCGGCTGCGCACCGTGCGGCGGGAGATCGCGCGGATCTACACGGTGATGCGGGAGCGCGAGCTCGGCATCACCGCCGCGGTCGAGTCCGATTCGACGGCGGAGGGAGCCGCATGA
- the rpsQ gene encoding 30S ribosomal protein S17, whose translation MSTNEEVGSVSAAQTGATTTEQKRGFRKTREGLVVSDKMDKTVVVEVEDRVKHALYGKVMRRTNRLKAHDEANECGVGDRVLLMETRPLSATKRWRIVEILEKAK comes from the coding sequence ATGAGCACGAACGAAGAGGTGGGATCGGTGTCCGCCGCGCAGACGGGTGCTACGACGACCGAGCAGAAGCGTGGCTTCCGCAAGACCCGCGAGGGCCTGGTCGTCAGCGACAAGATGGACAAGACCGTTGTGGTCGAGGTCGAGGACCGCGTCAAGCACGCCCTCTACGGCAAGGTCATGCGCCGGACCAACCGGCTCAAGGCCCACGACGAGGCGAACGAGTGCGGCGTCGGCGACCGGGTGCTCCTGATGGAGACCAGGCCGCTGTCGGCGACGAAGCGCTGGCGGATCGTCGAGATTCTCGAGAAGGCCAAGTAA
- the rplN gene encoding 50S ribosomal protein L14, translating into MIQQESRLKVADNTGAKEILCIRVLGGSGRRYAGIGDVIVATVKDAIPGGNVKKGEVVKAVVVRTVKERRRPDGSYIRFDENAAVLLRNDGEPRGTRIFGPVGRELREKRYMRIISLAPEVL; encoded by the coding sequence GTGATTCAGCAGGAGTCGCGACTGAAGGTCGCCGACAACACGGGAGCCAAGGAAATCTTGTGCATCCGCGTCCTCGGCGGCTCCGGTCGGCGGTACGCCGGGATCGGCGACGTCATCGTCGCCACCGTGAAGGACGCCATCCCCGGTGGCAACGTCAAGAAGGGCGAGGTCGTCAAGGCCGTCGTCGTACGCACCGTCAAGGAGCGCCGGCGTCCGGACGGGTCCTACATCCGCTTCGACGAGAACGCCGCGGTCCTGCTGAGGAACGACGGCGAGCCCCGCGGGACCCGCATCTTCGGGCCGGTCGGGCGTGAACTTCGCGAGAAGCGCTACATGCGGATCATCTCGCTCGCTCCGGAGGTGCTCTAG
- the rplX gene encoding 50S ribosomal protein L24 produces the protein MANSLHIKKGDLVRVTVGRDRGVEGKVIDVDPAKGRVFVEGANRVKRHTKVVQGGGRQGTTGGIVTQEASIPVSNVTLLVEVDGKKVPTRVGYDRREVEKTRADGSTYKAFRSVRIARKTGEEI, from the coding sequence ATGGCGAATTCGCTGCACATCAAGAAGGGCGACCTCGTACGGGTCACCGTCGGCCGCGACCGTGGGGTCGAAGGCAAGGTGATCGACGTGGACCCGGCCAAGGGCAGGGTCTTCGTCGAGGGCGCCAACCGCGTGAAGCGGCACACGAAGGTGGTCCAGGGCGGCGGCCGTCAGGGCACGACCGGCGGGATCGTGACGCAGGAGGCCTCCATTCCGGTCTCCAACGTCACCCTGCTGGTCGAGGTCGACGGCAAGAAGGTGCCGACCCGGGTGGGCTACGACCGGCGTGAGGTGGAGAAGACCCGCGCCGACGGTTCGACGTACAAGGCCTTCCGCAGCGTGCGTATCGCTCGGAAGACCGGCGAGGAGATCTGA
- the rplE gene encoding 50S ribosomal protein L5 has translation MTAATEERVQPRLKARYRNEIAGSLRKEFGFANPMQVPTVTKVIVNMGVGDAARDSKLIDGAVRDLTNITGQKPAVTRARKSIAQFKLREGMPIGTHVTLRGDRMWEFLDRLLSLALPRIRDFRGLSPRQFDGRGNYTFGLTEQVMFHEIDPDQIDRSRGMDITVVTTASNDEEGRALLRHLGFPFKES, from the coding sequence ATGACGGCTGCGACCGAGGAGCGCGTACAGCCTCGCCTCAAGGCGCGCTACCGCAACGAGATTGCCGGGTCCCTGCGCAAGGAGTTCGGCTTCGCCAACCCCATGCAGGTCCCGACGGTGACCAAGGTCATCGTCAACATGGGTGTCGGTGACGCCGCGCGCGACTCCAAGCTGATCGACGGCGCCGTGCGCGACCTGACCAACATCACCGGCCAGAAGCCGGCGGTCACCCGGGCCCGCAAGTCCATCGCGCAGTTCAAGCTGCGCGAGGGCATGCCGATCGGCACGCACGTGACGCTGCGCGGCGACCGGATGTGGGAGTTCCTGGACCGGTTGCTCTCCCTCGCGCTGCCGCGCATCCGCGACTTCCGGGGTCTGTCGCCCAGGCAGTTCGACGGCCGCGGCAACTACACGTTCGGCCTCACCGAGCAGGTGATGTTCCACGAGATCGACCCCGACCAGATCGACCGGTCGCGTGGCATGGACATCACCGTGGTGACGACCGCATCGAATGACGAGGAGGGGCGCGCTCTCCTCCGGCACCTCGGTTTCCCGTTCAAGGAGTCCTGA
- a CDS encoding type Z 30S ribosomal protein S14 gives MAKTALINKAKAKPKFGVRAYTRCQRCGRPRAVFRKFGLCRICVREMGHRGELPGVTKSSW, from the coding sequence GTGGCTAAGACAGCCCTGATCAACAAGGCGAAGGCCAAGCCGAAGTTCGGCGTGCGCGCCTACACCCGTTGCCAGCGGTGCGGTCGGCCGCGTGCGGTCTTCCGCAAGTTCGGTCTCTGCCGGATCTGCGTGCGCGAGATGGGACACCGCGGCGAGCTGCCCGGTGTGACCAAGAGCAGCTGGTAA
- the rpsH gene encoding 30S ribosomal protein S8, which yields MSMTDPIADMLTRLRNANRAYHDTTSMPYSKLKAGIAEILQQEGYIAGWRVEEPEAGAVGKTLVLQLRFGPSRERSIAGIRRISKPGLRVYAKSTGLPKVLGGLGIAIISTSQGLLTDRQATQRRVGGEVVAYVW from the coding sequence ATGAGCATGACCGACCCGATCGCAGACATGTTGACCCGTCTGCGCAACGCCAACCGGGCGTATCACGACACCACCTCGATGCCCTACAGCAAGCTCAAGGCGGGCATCGCCGAGATCCTCCAGCAGGAGGGTTACATCGCCGGCTGGCGGGTCGAGGAGCCGGAGGCCGGCGCGGTGGGCAAGACCCTCGTGCTGCAGCTGCGCTTCGGTCCCAGCCGGGAGCGCTCCATCGCGGGTATCCGGCGGATCTCCAAGCCGGGCCTGCGGGTTTACGCGAAGTCGACCGGCCTGCCGAAGGTGCTCGGCGGACTCGGCATCGCGATCATTTCGACGTCGCAGGGGCTGCTGACAGACCGGCAGGCCACCCAGCGTCGCGTAGGCGGCGAAGTCGTCGCCTACGTGTGGTAA
- the rplF gene encoding 50S ribosomal protein L6 has translation MSRIGKLPIPVPSGVDVAIDGQTVTVKGPKGTLAHTVSAPITVVQDEGQLEVRRPDDERRSKELHGLSRTLVSNMIVGVTQGYERKLEIVGVGYRVVPKGPTQLELSLGYSHPITFDAPEGVTFAVETATKFSVSGINKQQVGEVAANIRKLRKPEPYKGKGIRYAGEQVRRKVGKAGK, from the coding sequence ATGTCCCGCATCGGCAAGCTCCCCATCCCGGTGCCCTCGGGCGTCGACGTGGCGATCGATGGCCAGACGGTCACCGTGAAGGGGCCCAAGGGAACCCTGGCGCACACCGTCTCGGCACCCATCACGGTCGTCCAGGACGAAGGACAGCTCGAGGTCAGGCGTCCCGACGACGAGCGCAGGAGCAAGGAGCTCCACGGGCTCAGTCGCACGCTGGTCTCCAACATGATCGTCGGGGTGACGCAGGGCTACGAGCGCAAGCTCGAGATCGTCGGCGTCGGCTACCGGGTGGTGCCCAAGGGCCCCACCCAGCTCGAGCTCTCGCTCGGCTACAGCCACCCGATCACGTTCGACGCCCCCGAAGGCGTGACGTTCGCCGTGGAGACGGCCACCAAGTTCTCGGTCTCCGGGATCAACAAGCAGCAGGTCGGTGAGGTCGCCGCCAACATCCGCAAGCTGCGCAAGCCGGAGCCGTACAAGGGCAAGGGCATTCGTTACGCCGGCGAGCAGGTTCGGCGCAAGGTCGGAAAGGCGGGTAAGTAA
- the rplR gene encoding 50S ribosomal protein L18 — protein sequence MAASLSSHRTANAKTRARLRRQLRVRKKIFGTPERPRLVVTRSARHVVAQVVDDTAGHTLASASTLEADLRASDGDKTARARQVGALVADRAKAAGVSAVVFDRAGNRYQGRVAALADGAREAGLEF from the coding sequence ATGGCCGCCAGTCTCAGCAGCCACAGGACCGCCAACGCCAAGACGCGCGCGCGTCTGCGCCGCCAGCTGCGGGTGCGGAAGAAGATCTTCGGCACGCCCGAGCGTCCCCGCCTGGTCGTCACCCGATCCGCTCGCCACGTCGTGGCGCAGGTCGTGGACGACACCGCGGGCCACACGCTGGCGTCCGCCTCCACGCTGGAGGCCGACCTGCGTGCCTCGGACGGCGACAAGACCGCGCGGGCCCGCCAGGTCGGCGCGCTGGTCGCCGACCGGGCGAAGGCCGCTGGTGTGTCCGCCGTAGTGTTCGACCGCGCCGGCAACCGGTACCAGGGGCGCGTCGCCGCGCTCGCGGACGGAGCCCGCGAAGCCGGGCTCGAGTTCTGA